One genomic region from Opisthocomus hoazin isolate bOpiHoa1 chromosome Z, bOpiHoa1.hap1, whole genome shotgun sequence encodes:
- the LOC142358829 gene encoding uncharacterized protein LOC142358829 isoform X1 encodes MLLRSGRRKPYEVSVRGRQSAKRKRQLRSVKTASGESAFSLRETLKCYILTEDSKTVHFDIDEDGHHEISTKDSQSHEDIAWLSMFTRNEPAVTDSKNLVILTQRSKLNEFVLLCKGKKQLSLKVLKASCSEPDYPPVESCNMKTCNHENPDFKQLSEDNYFFIMHYQGDSVQFQCYEDRRYYLYVNDDSLDIRKPENKEPNEDKNFYFRVSYLQEN; translated from the exons ATGCTGCTCCGCTCAGGCCGCAGAAAGCCCTATGAAGTGTCTGTCCGTGGAAGGCAGTCTGCTAAGAGGAAACGTCAGCTGAGATCTGTGAAAACAGCTTCTGGAGAGTCAG CATTTAGTCTGCGAGAAACATTGAAATGCTATATACTGACTGAAGATTCAAAAACAGTGCATTTTGACATAGATGAAGATGGTCATCATGAAATATCAACCAAGGATTCACAATCCCATGAAG ATATTGCATGGTTAAGCATGTTCACAAGGAATGAACCAGCAGTTACTG ATTCTAAAAATTTGGTGATCCTCACACAAAGATCGAAGCTTAATGAATTTGTCCTACTGTGCAAGGGTAAGAAGCAGCTCTCTCTGAAG GTCTTAAAAGCATCTTGTTCAGAGCCAGATTATCCTCCAGTGGAAAGCTGCAACATGAAAACATGCAACCATGAAAATCCTGACTTCAAACAG ctGAGTGAAGATAATTACTTTTTCATCATGCATTACCAAGGAGATTCAGTGCAGTTCCAATGCTATGAAGACAGACGTTACTACCTATATGTGAATGACGACTCACTTGATATTCGCAAGCCGGAAAACAAAGAACCCAACGAGGACAAAAATTTTTACTTCAGGGTGTCATATTTACAGGAAAACTAA
- the LOC142358829 gene encoding uncharacterized protein LOC142358829 isoform X2 has protein sequence MLLRSGRRKPYEVSVRGRQSAKRKRQLRSVKTASGESAFSLRETLKCYILTEDSKTVHFDIDEDGHHEISTKDSQSHEDIAWLSMFTRNEPAVTDSKNLVILTQRSKLNEFVLLCKGKKQLSLKVLKASCSEPDYPPVESCNMKTCNHENPDFKQDEEVWEWLTEMEKYFSWPMTKLCGAAM, from the exons ATGCTGCTCCGCTCAGGCCGCAGAAAGCCCTATGAAGTGTCTGTCCGTGGAAGGCAGTCTGCTAAGAGGAAACGTCAGCTGAGATCTGTGAAAACAGCTTCTGGAGAGTCAG CATTTAGTCTGCGAGAAACATTGAAATGCTATATACTGACTGAAGATTCAAAAACAGTGCATTTTGACATAGATGAAGATGGTCATCATGAAATATCAACCAAGGATTCACAATCCCATGAAG ATATTGCATGGTTAAGCATGTTCACAAGGAATGAACCAGCAGTTACTG ATTCTAAAAATTTGGTGATCCTCACACAAAGATCGAAGCTTAATGAATTTGTCCTACTGTGCAAGGGTAAGAAGCAGCTCTCTCTGAAG GTCTTAAAAGCATCTTGTTCAGAGCCAGATTATCCTCCAGTGGAAAGCTGCAACATGAAAACATGCAACCATGAAAATCCTGACTTCAAACAG GATGAAGAAGTGTGGGAGTGGTTGACTGAGATGGAGAAATACTTCTCATGGCCAATGACAAAGCTATGTGGTGCTGCAATGTGA